The region TGGCTTCGAAACCCATCTCCCGCTCCCGTTCGCACCAGCGGCGGAAGCCCTCCAAATCTTTGTAATCCTGATACATAAAAGAGACCGGAAGCAAACCGGCGATCCGTGCATCGACCAGGAAACGGGTGAGGATCGCCTCGGCGGTAGGATTGCCCGGGCCTTGGGTGACGAGGCGCTGAGGAAGCCCCAGATCCGCCAGCAGATCCAAAATCCCCAGGTTGGCGGTGCTCAGGCGGGGATCGATCCCGCCCCAATGGGCCAGATCCCGAAAAGCCTCTTTGGTCTCCAGAGAAATATGTAGCTCACGGTCTTCCGGCAGCAGGGCCAGGGCCGTTTCAATCTCCGCTTTGCTTCGGACCTTGGGCAGGCGGATGGCATCGATGGCAAAATCGTTGAGAAATCGGATCTCTGCTTCTCCTCCAAGCTCCAGGGGATTGACCCGCACGACGATGCAGGAGTTTGAGCGCTCGAGATGGGAGAGGAAGAGGGCGATATTGACCAGAGCCTCCTTTTTACGGGAAGGGGCGATGGCATCTTCGAGATTGAGGGTCACCCAGTCTGCCTCCAGCTCATCCAGGCGGTTCATATGCTTTAGCATCAATGGATTGAGTATCATATTGGAGCGGTGGCGGCGCCGGGGGCAGAGGGCTTTGCCGCCACTGCCGATACACGTTTGCCTCTCCACGGGACTCAGGGATTCGATGGCGGATATATTTTCAAATATCAAAAGGGCTCCTTAGCTAGAGTTCATCAAAATGGATTATAGCGAGCTTCCCCGTCTATGCTACAATCCCGGCATGAAAGCCTTTAACCCCGAAGCGAGATTCATCAGCAAAATCAAAAGCCTCTATATCGGAGATGACGCCGCCCTGGTCAATGGGCTGATCTACAGCGCCGATGCCTTTTGCGAGGGGACCCATTTTCTACGGGAGTGGATGAGCCCCGCCCAGGTGGGTCGCAAGGCGATGCTGGTCAATCTCTCCGATGCCGTGGCGATGAACGCCGATCCCCTCTATGCCCTGGTGACGGTGATGCTCCCCCGGGACTTCGGCCCCGGGCAGATCGATGAGTTGGCCGGAGCTTTGAAGCAGACAGCCGCGGAGTTTGGCTGCGAAATCATCGGCGGGGATACCGTGGCGGGGGAGGAGCTCCATCTCTCCGTCACCCTGATCTCCTGCAGCGATGCCCCCCTGCTGCGCGGCGGGATTCAGCCCGGAGACCTGCTGGCCTATACCGGCACCCTCGGGGAGTCGAAACGGAATCTGGAAGCCCTGATGCGAGGAGAAAACATCCCGTCCGACTCCCGCTTCTACGAGCCGGTGCTGCGCCGGGATTTCGTGCGCAAATGCCGCAAATATCTGCGCGCCGGAATGGACCTCTCCGACGGCCTCTACTGCGATACCGACAAACTACTCGACTACAACGGTTTGGGAATGGAGCTGCTCCAGGAGATCCCCGAAGCGATCGGCAGCAGCGGCGAAGAGTACGAAATGCTCGTCGCCGTCGCCCCGGAAAATCTCGAAGCCCTCCGGGAGTGCGCACGAAAAGAGGGAGTGCCTCTGAATGTTTTTGCCCGCGTGGAGGAGAATGACCGACGTTTCCCCTGCCGGGATCATCATTTAATTGAGAGTTGAGAGCTGAAGGGGGGGCCGTTAGTCGTTGGTCGTTGGATTTTTTCTTCTCGCTCCCACGTTGCACGTGGGAGTGTATACCTGCCCTGACGCATAGAGTGAAGTATGGATTCCCACGTAAAACGTGGGAACCAGAGCAAAAACACTACGGCTTCATCGACGAACCGATCTACTGGGATACGTTGAATCTTTTAGGAGAGAGTTGAGAGTTGAGTGCTACATGTTACGTGCTAAGATTCTTCCCTTTCTTCGGTTGCTCGGTTATTCGGTTACTCATTACTCGGTTATTCTGTTCCTCATTCCTCACTCCTCATTAGTGAAGGCTCCGCCTTCATCGGTTACTCGGTTATTCCGTTACTCATTACTCGGTTATTCTGTTCCTCATTCCTCACTCCTCATTAGTGAAGGCTCCGCCTTCATCGGTTACTCGGTTATTCCGTTACTCATTACTCAGTTACTAGTTACTCATTATTCAGTTTTTCCGGCGACCACTCCCGCACACCGAAGGTCTCCACCACATAGTCGATGTCTTTGTCGCCCCGGCCTGAGAGGTTGACCAGGATGGCGTCGTTGGGGTGTTTGCGGGCCAGCTTCATCGCGTAGGCGATGGCGTGCGCGCTCTCCAGGGCGGGGATGATCCCCTCGTATTGGCTGATGGCGTAGAAGGCGTCGATGGTCTCCTCGTCGGTGGCTCCGGCCACGTGGACCCGACCGATGCCGTGGAGATAGGCCTGCTCCGGGCCCACCCCCGGATAATCGAGCCCGCTGGCGACAGAATGAACGGGGGCGGGCTCTCCCTTCTCATCCTGGAGCAGGATCGATTTGAATCCGTGCAGCACTCCGGCTTTGCCGTATTCCAGCGTAGCGGCGTGGTCTCCCAGGCGGGTGCTCTTGCCCAGAGGCTCCACGGCGTAGAGCTCTACCGGATCGTCGATGAATCCGCTGAAGATCCCCATCGCGTTGGAGCCTCCCCCCACGCAGGCCACCACGTGATCGGGCAGCTCCCCGTCGGTCATCTCCATATACTGCTCCCGCGCTTCGATCCCGACTACGCTCTGAAAATCCCGCACCATCAGGGGGAAGGGGTGGGGGCCGACGACCGAACCGATGGCGTAGAGGGCGCTATCGAGCTGCTTGACATAGGATTCGAAGGCCGAATCCACCGCCTCTTTGAGGGTGCGCAGCCCGTGGGTAGCAGGCACCACCTGAGCACCTAGGATCTGCATACGCACCACGTTGGGGTGCTCTTTGGCGATGTCCACCTCTCCCATATGAATCTCACACTCCAGGCCGAAATAGGCGGCCGCCGTCGCCAGGGCGACCCCGTGCTGCCCCGCACCCGTTTCGGCGATGAGCTTGGTCTTGCCCATATATTTGGCCAGGAGGGCTTCGGCCATACAGTGGTTGAGCTTGTGGGCGCCGGTGTGGTTGAGATCTTCCCGTTTGAAGTAGAGCTGGGCGCCTCCCACGGCGTCACTGAGCCGTTTGGCGTGATAGACCGGAGTGGGGCGCCCCTGGTAGTGCTTGCGGATGCGGCGCAGTTCGCTGAGAAAATCGTGGGACTTTCTCAATTTCATATAGGCTTCGGTGATGCGGTCGAACTCTTCCACGAGCTGCGGCGGGAGAAAGGATCCGCCGTATTCTCCAAAATATCCCTCTTCATCGGGCTGGTGTTTGAGATACTGGTGTTTCATCGATTCCTCCTTTTGACTGCTATGCAAAGATTGTAGCAGGGAGGAGTTGAACGAATGATTATCGTTCGGAGGGAGGAGGAGGGATGGTGACGGCCCGGCAGGCGGTGCACTCATCGACGGGTGCGGGTGCGCGGGAGGCGCAGGCGCTAAAAATCAGGGCGGCGATTACCGATAGCAGTGCTATGCGGCCTCTCATTTCGTCTCCTTTTTGTGGGAACTGTGCCGGCGGCGCGTGGAGCGGAAAGAGCCTCGTTTCCCCTTTTGGTAGCAGCTTTCACAGATGCTGAAGCGGTAGCTGAAATCCAACTCCCGCCCGCAGCGGCGGCAGCGTTTGACGAAATCGCCCTTTTGGAGGGAGTTTTCGATGAAATGGTTGAGGCGCTCCCTGGCTTCCCTGGCCTTTTCGGTATCGGGGAACTGCTCCCGAAATTTAAAGGAGAGCCAGAGATAGAGGGAGACCTCTTTGACCCGGTCTTCGGCGTTGAGGAGCTCTTCGTTGCTCACGGCGAAGTCGGGCAGCTCCCTCGGGGGGATGTAGGGCACCGGCTCTCCTTTTTCCAGATGGCCCAGATAGCGGTGGAAGACCGATTCGATATAGGGGGAGCTGATACTCACCGGGGCGCAGGCCAGGTGGTAGCGGGAACGCAGATCCAGCTCATACTCGTCCACGATGGCCGCCACCTCCATCATCGAATCGATGTTCGCCGCCTGGAAGGGGCCCTCGAATTCCATATTCTGGGCGAAGAATTCCAAAATCTCCAGAAGCTTGTCCGTCTCCAGGATCTCCCCGATGAGCAGCACGTGCTCCAGGCTCGCCATCACCGAAAAAGGCAGACGGATCGGGGGGAGGGGGGCGTGGAACCGAGCGGCGATGGTCTGCAGTGTCCCGGCGT is a window of Nitratifractor salsuginis DSM 16511 DNA encoding:
- a CDS encoding HpcH/HpaI aldolase/citrate lyase family protein, whose protein sequence is MIFENISAIESLSPVERQTCIGSGGKALCPRRRHRSNMILNPLMLKHMNRLDELEADWVTLNLEDAIAPSRKKEALVNIALFLSHLERSNSCIVVRVNPLELGGEAEIRFLNDFAIDAIRLPKVRSKAEIETALALLPEDRELHISLETKEAFRDLAHWGGIDPRLSTANLGILDLLADLGLPQRLVTQGPGNPTAEAILTRFLVDARIAGLLPVSFMYQDYKDLEGFRRWCEREREMGFEAKACMGPAQVAIANEIFGPDEEALHRAREIKEAFEAASAKGIHGFMHERYGFIDEPIYRDALNLLGES
- a CDS encoding thiamine-phosphate kinase, with translation MDYSELPRLCYNPGMKAFNPEARFISKIKSLYIGDDAALVNGLIYSADAFCEGTHFLREWMSPAQVGRKAMLVNLSDAVAMNADPLYALVTVMLPRDFGPGQIDELAGALKQTAAEFGCEIIGGDTVAGEELHLSVTLISCSDAPLLRGGIQPGDLLAYTGTLGESKRNLEALMRGENIPSDSRFYEPVLRRDFVRKCRKYLRAGMDLSDGLYCDTDKLLDYNGLGMELLQEIPEAIGSSGEEYEMLVAVAPENLEALRECARKEGVPLNVFARVEENDRRFPCRDHHLIES
- the trpB gene encoding tryptophan synthase subunit beta, which translates into the protein MKHQYLKHQPDEEGYFGEYGGSFLPPQLVEEFDRITEAYMKLRKSHDFLSELRRIRKHYQGRPTPVYHAKRLSDAVGGAQLYFKREDLNHTGAHKLNHCMAEALLAKYMGKTKLIAETGAGQHGVALATAAAYFGLECEIHMGEVDIAKEHPNVVRMQILGAQVVPATHGLRTLKEAVDSAFESYVKQLDSALYAIGSVVGPHPFPLMVRDFQSVVGIEAREQYMEMTDGELPDHVVACVGGGSNAMGIFSGFIDDPVELYAVEPLGKSTRLGDHAATLEYGKAGVLHGFKSILLQDEKGEPAPVHSVASGLDYPGVGPEQAYLHGIGRVHVAGATDEETIDAFYAISQYEGIIPALESAHAIAYAMKLARKHPNDAILVNLSGRGDKDIDYVVETFGVREWSPEKLNNE